From the Gorilla gorilla gorilla isolate KB3781 chromosome 22, NHGRI_mGorGor1-v2.1_pri, whole genome shotgun sequence genome, one window contains:
- the LOC129529372 gene encoding protein N-lysine methyltransferase METTL21A-like, producing the protein SQTINIQSKCRSDQRAGAGRLALLPYEETVGLGLQKFHKPLATFVNHMTQIQQDWRQLGIATVVWDVAMVLSTHLEMGAVELLGCPAVKLGAGIELMGIVAALLGAHVTVIDRKVALEFCKSNMQGNLPPCIQPRAFVKELTWGKNLGSFSPRDFDLILGADIIYLEETFTDLLQTLDHLCSNHSMILLPCLIHYERSNF; encoded by the coding sequence TCTCAAACCATTAACATCCAGTCTAAGTGCAGGTCTGATCAGAGGGCTGGTGCAGGCAGATTGGCCCTGTTGCCCTATGAGGAGACCGTGGGATTGGGGTTGCAGAAATTCCATAAGCCTCTTGCCACCTTTGTGAACCACATGACACAGATCCAGCAGGACTGGAGACAACTGGGAATTGCCACAGTGGTTTGGGATGTGGCCATGGTTCTCTCCACACATCTGGAGATGGGAGCTGTGGAGCTCTTGGGCTGCCCCGCAGTGAAACTGGGTGCTGGCATAGAGCTGATGGGCATAGTGGCTGCCCTGCTGGGTGCTCATGTGACTGTCATAGATCGAAAAGTAGCATTAGAGTTTTGTAAATCAAATATGCAAGGCAATTTACCTCCTTGTATCCAACCCAGAGCTTTTGTTAAGGAGCTGACTTGGGGAAAGAATTTGGGGAGTTTTTCTCCTAGAGATTTTGACCTGATACTTGGAGCCGATATCATATATTTAGAAGAAACATTTACAGATCTTCTTCAAACACTGGACCATCTCTGTAGCAATCACTCCATGATTCTTTTACCTTGCTTAATTCACTATGAACGGAGTAACTTTTGA